A window of Pseudomonas putida genomic DNA:
CGTCGCCTACGCCGCCGCCCCCGTAGCATGGACCGATGAAGTGGTTGAAGAGATGACGGGTAGAGCGCGGGAACGCCTGACCCGGTTCGCCGGCCACTACGGCATCAAGCCGGACCACTTGCACCTGATACGCGGGGCTGCCCGTAGTGCCATCAGCGAATACGCCAACCAGCATGGCTTCGATGTGGTCGTCATGGGCACGCTTTACCATGAAGGGTTGACCAAGGTCATCGGCAGTACCACCGAGCAAACCCTGTACAAGGTGCATTCGAGTATTCTGGCGATCCACGGTTGATTGGCCGCCGGGTTGCAAGGCTCCGTGCCCAGGGCAAACCGGCGGCCCACCTCAATCGCGATGCCAATCGACGCTCAGGTACCGCTCACTGTCGCTGTAGCGATAGCTGCAGGCGCCGTCATAAGCGGCTTCCAGGTCATGTCCGATACGGTTGGCCAGGTGCGTGCCAGTGGTGGTCGCCACCAGTTCGTCATCCTTGCAGTCGATGGCGATCAGCCGCTCGAGCACGTGGGTCTGGCGCTCTTGCTGTTCGGCATGGAGCATGAGCTGGCGAATCTCCTGCTCATGGGTCGCGAGGAAACGGCCCGACACGCGCACCTGGCCCGCTGCAGCATGGTCTTCGATGCGTCGGCAGGCTGGGCATACGGTCGACTCCAGCGGCCCGAGGCCGTTGGCTCCGTGCGGGTGCCATTCACCCCCGTGATAGACTGCGCCACATTGCGGGCAAAGCGCGCTGCCACCCGGGCGAAGGGGCATGGCGTAGGGGTCGAAGGGACGGGTTTTGAACAATTTGTCCTTGTGGCTTTTCTGATACTTGTCCATCGGCGTGCTCGCTGTACGGATTGTGAGGATCGCAGCCCTT
This region includes:
- a CDS encoding BCAM0308 family protein, whose product is MDKYQKSHKDKLFKTRPFDPYAMPLRPGGSALCPQCGAVYHGGEWHPHGANGLGPLESTVCPACRRIEDHAAAGQVRVSGRFLATHEQEIRQLMLHAEQQERQTHVLERLIAIDCKDDELVATTTGTHLANRIGHDLEAAYDGACSYRYSDSERYLSVDWHRD